One genomic segment of Plasmodium vivax chromosome 9, whole genome shotgun sequence includes these proteins:
- a CDS encoding ubiquitin C-terminal hydrolase, family 1, putative (encoded by transcript PVX_091485A), with translation MQRSSNEGLSEWCLIESNPCIFNDMLSRMGAKHLSVEDVYDLEFFDDYIYNRDVVSVEHVLSIELYKTEKEKEKEREEREEQKEREEREEQKEQNAADGSTGGGAPPKREMYRNTAETDEKYYRLIRNENSIFGIIFLFNIGKSYKRNKFVEHSVPENLFFAKQVIPNACATQAILSIVLNIGVELNEEIKNIKSFSNNFDSSMKGLTLSNCNFLRNIHNTYKPPIYIEKENLHDEKGKNNDSFHFVSYIQFGGSVYMLDGLQEGPVLIGQTGGADGRRSWVDLAREHIKKEIDEICGVSGGSGVSGGVGGSSGGRGGSGGGDGRFNILIVVKDKEYLLKEFYKIHRILYKRLFTKLRSLGVKEELLLDPVHDKINDQLSEEISAEMNGQVSGQANGQANGQANVQANGQVIEEKFNYANIPTVEELPDNIGELLTTFHKSQFEINYLQALLQEQKQLKRSSKKELAFKYFNFYPFVMSSLKLMAKHKFLKEAYQKQKQKRRRAIA, from the coding sequence ATGCAACGAAGCAGCAACGAGGGCCTGAGCGAATGGTGCCTGATCGAGAGCAACCCCTGCATCTTCAACGACATGCTGAGCCGGATGGGCGCGAAGCACCTCTCCGTGGAGGACGTGTACGATTTGGAGTTCTTCGACGACTACATCTATAACAGGGATGTGGTCAGCGTGGAGCACGTCCTCAGCATCGAGCTGTACAAAacggagaaggagaaggagaaggagcgggaggagcgggaggagcagaaggagcgggaggagcgggaggagcagaaggagcAGAATGCCGCTGATGGAAGCaccgggggaggggcgccCCCGAAAAGGGAGATGTACCGAAACACAGCCGAAACGGACGAAAAGTACTACCGGCTCATAAGAAACGAAAACAGCATTTTtggaattattttcctttttaacatcGGGAAGAGCTACAAGAGGAACAAGTTCGTGGAGCACAGTGTGCCAGAGAACCTCTTCTTTGCAAAGCAGGTGATCCCGAACGCATGTGCCACGCAAGCAATCCTGTCTATTGTCCTAAATATAGGGGTAGAACTGaacgaagaaataaaaaacatcaaATCGTTTAGCAATAACTTTGATAGCTCGATGAAGGGGCTCACCCTCTCCAACTGTAACTTCCTTCGAAACATCCACAATACGTATAAGCCTCccatatatatagaaaaggaGAACCTGCATgacgaaaagggaaagaacaACGACTCCTTCCACTTCGTTTCGTATATACAATTTGGCGGGAGTGTCTACATGCTGGACGGCCTGCAGGAGGGGCCCGTGCTCATCGGGCAGACCGGGGGCGCGGACGGCCGCCGCAGTTGGGTCGACCTCGCCAGGGAGCACATCAAGAAGGAGATCGACGAGATAtgcggggttagcggtggtAGCGGAGTTAGCGGCGGTGTGGGTGGAAGCAGCGGTGGCCGTGGCGGCAGCGGTGGGGGGGACGGGCGGTTCAACATCCTAATCGTGGTGAAGGACAAGGAGTATTTGCTCAAAGAGTTTTATAAAATCCACAGAATTTTGTATAAGAGACTCTTCACCAAGTTACGCAGCCTGGGGGTGAAGGAGGAATTATTACTGGACCCAGTACACGATAAAATAAACGACCAACTGAGCGAAGAGATAAGCGCAGAAATGAACGGCCAAGTAAGCGGCCAAGCAAACGGCCAAGCGAACGGCCAAGCAAACGTCCAAGCGAACGGCCAAGTAATCGAAGAAAAGTTTAACTACGCGAATATCCCCACCGTGGAGGAGCTCCCAGACAATATCGGAGAGCTGCTGACCACTTTCCATAAGTCCCAATTTGAAATCAACTACCTGCAGGCCCTTTTGCAGGAGCAGAAGCAGTTGAAGCGCTCCTCGAAGAAGGAGCTGGccttcaaatattttaatttctaCCCCTTCGTGATGTCCTCTTTGAAGCTCATGGCCAAGCACAAGTTCTTGAAGGAGGCCTAccagaagcagaagcagaagcgCAGGCGGGCCATCGCCTAG